TTTTTGTTTACTGAATTAATATTTATGTCTTCAATGAtccctctgctcttttcccagttTTTCTCTGCTGAGGAATTAAAAaacttcttattaaaaaaaacctagaagTATGTTGCTAAGTATTAAACTGGAATTAGTAAGCCTAAGAGCGGACTGCAAGGCAGGACTACAGCCACTCACAAACCAGGAGGTGCCTGGGGAACGGTGACTCCGTACTCGCAAGCAGCGGCCAGGATGCCTGGACCTGTCCTCCTGAGCAGGAAAATGTCAACCGGATCCTGCCAAGGAGAAACACGGAAGCCGTCAGGAACCCAGGTATGCCCACCTGCAAAACCTTCAGAACCAGGGAGGCCCCCGGCtccagagggaaggaggcaggcctCTTCTCCAGTTTCCTAGGCACAAGGTGAGTCAAAGGAGGCAACAACTTCCTCCTCTGATGGTGCCAGCAAGTGCAGGCAGCTCCACCAATGCCCAGCACAGGTGGTGTCTAagccctgggaggccacagggcaTACCACCCACAGCCCATGGCGGTGTGAAGTTCAGCTGCCATTCTCAGCATTTTGGTTTGTAAAGTGCTCCTGGCTCAGACGCGCCAGGTCCTTCCGCACATCCGGGCGGTCTTCCAGATCTTCGTAGAGCGACCTCACAATGTCCAGTCTCCGGTAGTTCTCGGGCTTGACCAGGCTGCGGATCACCTGGAGGCATCGTTCTTTGAGCGAGTACACTGCAAGGGCAGAACAGCAAACCCTCAGAGCTGATGGGGCCTCCAGGCAACCACGCCCACCAGGAATGgactgccagccagccagcgtgCCTCCTGCGGGCCACACTGGGGCTCTCCACACTGCTCCCCAGTATCCACAGCTTTGGAATGGGCTGAGCTGTCCTATGAGTGTGGATGAAGTGGCGTGGCCAATTCTAGGTTTGAGCCTCGAGACGGGCTGACCGCTCGTGCCACAACCAGAGGTCAGCTTCAAGAAAGGCTTGATAGCTCATTCTCTATGTCTTGGTCCTCAGGGACCCCATACATAATTCTCCCAGAAGGCCAGGGAAATCTAAGACAATGACAGCTCTACCAGCAGATATGTTAGAATTCAGAGCATCTCTTAACAGGCCGAAGGGCTTCAGAGACACCATGCCGTCTCTGCTCAATACAGAACGCACaaacaaaaatgacattttattttgaagaacaaGATACAAACGTACTGGGTACCCGGTCTAGCATCAGGCAGATCAGTAAACAAGGTCTTGCATCTTTTACATGTTACAAGCaatctcatctttttaaaaagtaatacggaagtagggaccagcactgtgaggCAGTGATGCCCGTTTCAAAGTGgtgattggagtcctggctactccatttccgatccagcttcctgctggtgcacctgggagggcagcagctaCCTCCTGCCACACATGGGAAATCTTGATATGGCGACCGGCTTCcggcttccggcttcagcctggcccagacccagctgctgcCACCCTTTGGCGAGTaagccagtagacagaagacctcCATTTCTCCATCCCCCACATCTACTTATTCTGAtttcaaatacgtaaatcttaaaaaaaaaaaaaaaaaaaacagaaaagaaaaaagactgaatAGTGATACCTGGCAGTGTGATGTTGGCAAAAATGGGCTGTCCGTCAACATTGAGAGTTGGCACAAACAGCTCAGTCTGGTTCACCAGAAGCCCATCCTGTGTACCCGCATCTCTGAAGAGCCACAGGTGACCTAGGGGACAAGCAGAGGCTATGAAGGAGCCACATGGTCAGACAGGCACCTGTGGTCCAGCGCAATGAGCCCATTCAGTGCACACAGCACAGGTCTGTGGAAGCAAGGGAGATGGACAGCACGCGCCTGCGGCCGCAAATGAACTGCCAAAGTAGGAAAGGCAGGTCCAGGAATCCAGGACTGCAAATCACACCAAACACGCAAACCGCTAACACAGATCTCACATGCATGGCCCTGCACGGCGGTGCTGCAAGCAAGGCCACCGCCTGCCacgccagcatcccctgtgggtgccactcccagccctgctccagacCCTTGCTGAGGCCTGCGAAGGTTGTGTGGGATGGCCCTGAGCCATGGGCCCCTGTAACCCTATCAGAgcctgtgggagacgtggaagaagctggCTTTACACTAGCTGGCCCTGGCCAgcacagccatttgggcagtaaatcaccagatggaaagtctctcgtGGCCCTGTCCCATTTACCCTCCATAACTCAAAGAAATAAGTAAGAGGGAGAagtgcaaaacaaaaacaccagcaAGGAGCTACCTTAGTTACACTGACACACAGAAACCAAACAGAAAAGGATGCACTGGGCACAGACAAAACGAACCCCAAGAGCCAGGCAGCTCTGCATGCAGGGGGCGGTGCAAATCATCCccgaaattaaaaacaaacccaCTGCTCAGGAGGCAACCCCAGCCCCTGGCCTAAGAGTCTACTAAGACAAAGGCCTCACAATAAACTGAGCAGGCATCCTGGGCAGAAAATGCCCAACAAGCTGATTACATACATTTTGTAATTGAGGCAAAACACAAAATTTAACAATGTAACCATTTCGAAGGCTACGTCGTGCTCGTGGAACGGCACAGGCTCGGGGTCCAGGTCTGAGAGGCGGCGCAAACGTCCCCGAGCCCCGACACCTCGCCCTCGCAGGTCGGCCGTGCACGCCCGGCGGGCCGCTCCGCGGGGCCAGCGCAGACCCAGCGCGAGGGCGGGCCGGCCCGCCGGGGAACAGCCTCCCGTGCCGCCCACGGGGTCCCCCGCCTCCCGAAGCCGCTGCCCCGGCTCGCGCACGCCGGGAAGGCGCACAGCCCCCCAGCGACCCAGCCCGTACCCCGGTAGCTGTGCATTCGGCGGCCCGTGCCCGGCTGCATCGGGGGGTAGGGCTGCGGCTCGCCGTGGAAGTTGAGCCACAGGGGCAGCACGACGCGCGGGCTGCGGTTGCAGAAGATGACCTGCGATGGCTCGCGCGTGTTCACCGAGCGCAGCACGGGCAGCGGCTGGTCGATCTCCATCCCGCCGTCCCTGCCGCAGCGCTGCCGCCCCGGCCTCTTCCGGACAAGCAAGCCCGGAACCCGGAAGCCAGGCCTGGTCGCGCGGGACGCCGGGGAGAGCGTGCGTGCGCACTCCCGGGCCGCCGAGGTGCAATAGGCGTGCGTTGCTAGCCTTCGCGCGTGCGCAGACGGATCCCCGGCGGCGGGACGTGCGGAGGCGGAAGCCAGCTGCCGGTGCTGTTGGGGTTTAGGGACCGTGCCGCGTGTGGGATGGTCTCGGAACCCCGCGCCTCTTTACGATCTTACATGTCGTGCTGTCCGCCAAGTCACTCTTACTATCCGAGGTTTGGCCTTTGTTTCGGGTCACAAAAAGAAATGTACAAACGTCCTTCCCAGCGAAGTCCGTGCGCGGGCAGTGGGTTCACGCGCTCGAGCACAGTTCCACaagcttagtttaaaaaaaaaaaaaaaaaaagatttattttctttttattacaaagtcagatatactgagaggaggagagatagagaggaaatggagctgtcgggattagaaccagcggccataggggatcaaggcgaggaccttagccaccaggccacgctgccaagcccgagttTTATCTAATTGTTTGCGAGGCAGGGAACGGAACACTCCACTTGCCGAGCCCAGGAGCTCACGAGGGAGCAAGGGCAGCCAGACCCTTGTCACGTATTTCTTTGGAAGTGCCTGTTTTGTAAcgcagagagcgagcgagcttccctcagctggttcactctccaagagcctgcaggagctgggactggaacaccccaaaaccaggagctggaagtcaAACCAGCACTCTCTGTCTGTCCCAAAGTGATGTCCAAAGGCTGCTGCGACAGGAGGCGACTTGGCATCCCAagccggttctttttttttttttttaagattttatttttgggcACGGCGCTGTgcctaacggcttaagtcctcgccttgaacacaccgggatctcatgtgggaccagttctaattccggcagccctgcttcccatccagctgcctgcttatggcctgggaaagcagtcagtcgaggacggcccaaagcctttggaccctgcacccacatgggagattcagcaGAAGTCTGTCTTggtattggttcagctccagccgttgcggctgcttggggagtgaaccaacagagggaagatcgttctctctgtatatctgactttccgataaaatttttttaatatttattttacttttatcgcaaagtcagatatacagagaggaggagacacagagaggaagatcttccatctgatggttcactccctaagtgactgcaaaggccgg
This Ochotona princeps isolate mOchPri1 chromosome 21, mOchPri1.hap1, whole genome shotgun sequence DNA region includes the following protein-coding sequences:
- the VHL gene encoding von Hippel-Lindau disease tumor suppressor codes for the protein MEIDQPLPVLRSVNTREPSQVIFCNRSPRVVLPLWLNFHGEPQPYPPMQPGTGRRMHSYRGHLWLFRDAGTQDGLLVNQTELFVPTLNVDGQPIFANITLPVYSLKERCLQVIRSLVKPENYRRLDIVRSLYEDLEDRPDVRKDLARLSQEHFTNQNAENGS